The proteins below are encoded in one region of Buttiauxella gaviniae:
- a CDS encoding LysR family transcriptional regulator, whose translation MDIRTLRYFVEVVRQQSFTRAAQKMFVTQPTISKMLRNLEDELGCTLLIRDGRKLLLTDTGEVVYQRGLAILAEFSQLEAELGDINHLNKGVLRLGIPPMVGMMMAGPISLYRQRYPGVELKISEFGGLTVQQAVLNGELDLAMTALQVEDEHAFSTMPLLHNPLCVLVPRSGPWTTRESINPGELAAHPLLIYNEDFALSRQLIQMFHEHGFTPRIAVRSGQWDFLAAMVQAGVGIAILPEIICQKLDKNTLMWLPLNSDLTWQLSMIWREGVYISHSAQAWIACCKEFWPVLPGQ comes from the coding sequence ATGGACATCAGGACGCTGCGTTATTTTGTTGAAGTGGTTCGCCAGCAAAGTTTTACTCGCGCTGCCCAGAAGATGTTCGTGACTCAGCCGACCATCAGCAAGATGCTGCGCAACCTGGAAGACGAACTCGGCTGCACGCTGCTGATTCGCGACGGCCGCAAGCTGCTGCTGACGGATACCGGCGAAGTGGTTTATCAGCGCGGTCTGGCGATTTTGGCCGAGTTTAGCCAACTGGAAGCCGAACTGGGCGACATTAACCATCTCAACAAAGGCGTGCTTCGCCTCGGCATTCCGCCGATGGTCGGCATGATGATGGCCGGGCCGATTAGCCTTTATCGCCAGCGCTATCCGGGCGTTGAACTGAAGATTTCCGAATTTGGCGGGTTAACGGTGCAACAGGCGGTGCTCAACGGCGAGCTGGATTTAGCCATGACGGCATTGCAGGTGGAAGATGAACACGCTTTTTCTACGATGCCGCTGCTCCACAATCCCTTATGCGTTCTGGTGCCCCGCTCCGGCCCGTGGACGACACGCGAAAGCATCAATCCCGGCGAGCTTGCCGCTCACCCGCTGCTTATCTACAACGAAGATTTCGCGTTAAGTCGTCAGCTTATTCAGATGTTTCACGAGCATGGGTTTACACCGCGAATTGCGGTGCGCAGCGGGCAGTGGGATTTCCTGGCGGCGATGGTGCAGGCGGGCGTGGGGATTGCGATTCTGCCGGAGATTATCTGCCAGAAGTTAGATAAAAACACGCTGATGTGGCTGCCGTTAAATAGCGATTTAACCTGGCAGCTTTCGATGATTTGGCGTGAAGGGGTTTATATTTC
- a CDS encoding CidA/LrgA family protein, with amino-acid sequence MAVALRRFTPVVFRRIQVPLQVALYAGLFVFAEQLVDWLHLPLPANLVGMLLLLALIVCRVVPLNWVRAGSRWLLAEMLLFFVPAVVAVVNYAELLMVDGWRIFLVIAISTLLVLSTTALVVDKVYRFELAREARRQARHD; translated from the coding sequence ATGGCCGTGGCGTTACGTCGTTTTACGCCTGTTGTTTTCCGCCGCATTCAGGTGCCGCTGCAAGTTGCGCTCTATGCGGGGTTGTTTGTGTTTGCCGAGCAACTGGTGGATTGGCTACATCTGCCGCTGCCTGCAAACCTTGTAGGAATGCTGCTACTGCTGGCGCTGATCGTCTGCCGAGTGGTGCCGTTGAACTGGGTTCGCGCCGGTTCTCGCTGGTTGCTGGCTGAGATGCTACTGTTTTTTGTGCCTGCCGTGGTGGCGGTGGTGAATTACGCCGAACTGCTGATGGTCGACGGCTGGCGCATCTTCCTGGTGATCGCCATCAGTACCCTGCTGGTGCTCAGCACAACCGCGCTGGTGGTCGATAAAGTTTACCGCTTTGAGTTAGCGCGTGAAGCCCGCAGGCAGGCGCGTCATGACTAA
- a CDS encoding LrgB family protein: MTNFQLSLLCLGITLGLYFANKKLYRRFRKLPLMPLVLTPLLLVVMLILGHISYQNYMGEAHWLLWLLGPATIAFAVPVYDNLNVIKRHWMSLSAGVITATVVAVTSSVWLARFFTLSDEIQRSLAVRSITTPFALAAAKPLGGQPELVALFVVVTGVFGMAVGDVLFLRLAIREGMAKGAGFGAASHGAGTARSYELGPQEGVVASLVMMFSGVVTVLLAPLVRWVMF, encoded by the coding sequence ATGACTAATTTCCAGTTAAGTCTCCTGTGCCTTGGGATCACCCTCGGGCTCTATTTTGCCAATAAAAAGCTCTATCGCCGCTTTCGTAAATTGCCGTTAATGCCGCTGGTATTAACGCCCTTGCTGCTGGTGGTGATGCTGATTTTGGGCCACATCTCCTATCAGAATTATATGGGCGAAGCGCACTGGTTACTTTGGCTGCTCGGCCCGGCGACCATTGCGTTTGCGGTGCCGGTGTATGACAACCTGAACGTGATTAAGCGCCACTGGATGTCGCTCTCCGCGGGCGTCATTACCGCTACGGTAGTTGCGGTGACCAGCTCGGTTTGGCTTGCGCGGTTCTTCACTTTATCGGACGAAATTCAGCGTAGCCTGGCGGTGCGTTCCATCACCACGCCCTTCGCGTTGGCGGCGGCAAAACCCCTCGGCGGGCAGCCAGAGCTGGTGGCGCTTTTCGTGGTAGTGACCGGTGTATTCGGCATGGCGGTGGGGGATGTGCTGTTCTTGCGCCTCGCGATTCGCGAAGGAATGGCAAAAGGTGCTGGGTTTGGTGCCGCTTCCCACGGTGCAGGCACCGCACGTTCCTACGAGCTGGGCCCGCAGGAAGGTGTGGTCGCAAGCCTGGTGATGATGTTTTCCGGCGTGGTCACGGTGCTGCTGGCTCCGTTGGTTCGCTGGGTGATGTTTTGA
- a CDS encoding Gfo/Idh/MocA family protein — translation MKKYALVGTGGRAGLYIEAISGKWKDNAQMVAFCDTNQTRMNYANKLLSNAGAPLASTWKAADFETMIRETRPDIVIVTTMDRTHDDYIVRALHAGCDVITEKPMTIDEQRALRILDAIEETGRQVRVAFNYRYAPHHSKIRELLMNETIGEVFSVHFEWLLNTEHGADYFRRWHREKRNSGGLLVHKSTHHFDLMNFWLGSYPERVYAEGGLRFYGKENAEKRGVSQFYPRVHGYQAAKDDPFALHMQENAQLKALYLDAEHEDNYYRDQSVFSDGITIEDTLSVLVKYQNQVQMTYSLNAYLPWEGLNVVFNGSRGRLEMKLVEMSYVNAGGERENEGSLESCDITVFPMFAAPYKADFSIGAGGHGGGDNAMLADLFGEPGNDPLKRAADHRAGAMSILTGIAGNISMQQQRPVWFKEFELVSRLKK, via the coding sequence ATGAAAAAATATGCACTAGTGGGCACCGGTGGCCGTGCCGGATTATATATCGAGGCCATCAGCGGGAAATGGAAAGACAATGCGCAGATGGTCGCATTTTGCGATACCAACCAGACGCGCATGAATTACGCCAATAAATTATTGAGCAATGCGGGAGCCCCGCTCGCCTCCACCTGGAAAGCGGCTGATTTCGAAACGATGATCCGCGAAACGCGCCCGGATATTGTTATCGTCACCACCATGGACCGCACCCACGACGATTATATTGTGCGGGCGCTGCACGCCGGTTGCGATGTGATTACCGAAAAGCCGATGACCATCGACGAACAACGTGCTTTACGCATTCTCGATGCCATTGAAGAGACGGGCCGCCAGGTGCGTGTCGCGTTCAATTACCGCTACGCGCCGCACCACAGCAAAATCCGCGAATTGCTGATGAATGAAACCATCGGCGAGGTGTTCTCGGTGCATTTCGAATGGCTGCTGAATACCGAGCACGGCGCGGATTATTTCCGCCGCTGGCACCGCGAAAAACGCAACAGCGGCGGCCTGTTGGTGCATAAATCCACCCACCATTTTGACCTGATGAATTTCTGGCTGGGGAGTTATCCGGAACGCGTGTATGCGGAAGGCGGCCTGCGTTTTTACGGTAAAGAAAACGCCGAAAAGCGGGGTGTCTCGCAATTTTACCCTCGTGTTCATGGCTATCAGGCCGCCAAAGACGATCCGTTTGCGCTGCATATGCAAGAGAACGCCCAGCTCAAAGCGTTGTATCTGGATGCCGAACACGAAGATAACTATTACCGCGACCAGAGCGTTTTCAGCGACGGAATCACTATTGAAGACACGCTTTCGGTGCTGGTGAAATACCAGAACCAGGTGCAGATGACCTATTCACTGAACGCCTATTTGCCGTGGGAAGGGTTGAACGTGGTGTTCAACGGCAGCCGTGGGCGGCTGGAGATGAAACTGGTGGAGATGTCGTATGTGAATGCCGGTGGAGAGCGTGAAAACGAAGGCAGCCTGGAAAGTTGCGATATTACCGTGTTCCCGATGTTTGCCGCACCTTACAAAGCGGATTTCAGCATTGGCGCAGGCGGCCACGGCGGGGGCGATAACGCAATGCTTGCGGATCTGTTTGGCGAACCGGGTAACGACCCGTTAAAACGCGCCGCCGATCACCGCGCCGGAGCGATGTCGATTCTTACCGGAATCGCCGGGAATATTTCGATGCAGCAGCAGCGCCCGGTTTGGTTTAAAGAGTTTGAGTTGGTTTCTCGGTTGAAGAAGTGA
- the actP gene encoding cation/acetate symporter ActP, whose amino-acid sequence MKRLLGLIAAPLVSLPASAFAADAITGAVQRQPTNWQAIIMFVVFVAFTLGITYWASKRTRTRSDYYTAGGNITGFQNGLAIAGDYMSAASFLGISALVFTSGYDGLIYSLGFLVGWPIILFLIAERLRNLGKYTFADVASYRLKQGPIRILSACGSLVVVALYLIAQMVGAGKLIELLFGLNYHVAVVLVGVLMVMYVLFGGMLATTWVQIIKAVLLLFGASFMAFMVMKHVGFSFNNLFAEAIAVHPKGVAIMSPGGLVKDPISALSLGLGLMFGTAGLPHILMRFFTVSDAKEARKSVLYATGFMGYFYILTFIIGFGAIMLVGANPAFKDAAGALIGGNNMAAVHLADAVGGSLFLGFISAVAFATILAVVAGLTLAGASAVSHDLYANVFRKGASERDELKVSKITVVILGVVAIGLGILFEKQNIAFMVGLAFSIAASCNFPIILLSMYWSKLTTRGAMVGGWLGLLTAVILMILGPTVWVQVLGHATAIFPYEYPALFSILVAFVGIWVFSITDNSPEGNLEREKFRAQFIRSQTGIGIEQGRAH is encoded by the coding sequence ATGAAACGTCTTCTCGGCCTTATCGCCGCACCGCTCGTCAGCCTGCCAGCATCCGCATTTGCCGCCGATGCGATTACAGGAGCGGTTCAGCGCCAGCCCACCAACTGGCAGGCGATTATTATGTTCGTGGTATTCGTCGCCTTTACGCTGGGTATCACTTATTGGGCATCCAAAAGAACCCGCACGCGTAGCGATTACTACACCGCAGGCGGCAATATCACCGGCTTCCAGAATGGCCTGGCGATTGCGGGCGACTATATGTCTGCCGCATCGTTCCTCGGCATTTCTGCGCTGGTGTTTACCTCCGGCTACGACGGCCTGATTTACTCGCTGGGCTTTTTGGTCGGCTGGCCGATTATCCTGTTCCTGATTGCGGAACGCCTGCGCAACCTGGGCAAATATACCTTTGCCGACGTGGCCTCATATCGCCTGAAACAAGGGCCAATCCGTATTCTGTCGGCCTGCGGTTCTCTCGTGGTGGTTGCGCTTTACCTGATTGCCCAGATGGTGGGCGCAGGTAAACTTATCGAACTGCTGTTCGGCCTGAACTACCACGTTGCGGTGGTGCTGGTTGGCGTATTGATGGTGATGTACGTGCTGTTCGGCGGCATGCTGGCAACCACCTGGGTACAAATCATCAAAGCGGTATTGCTGCTGTTCGGCGCAAGTTTCATGGCCTTTATGGTGATGAAACACGTGGGCTTCAGCTTCAATAACCTGTTCGCCGAAGCGATTGCAGTCCACCCGAAAGGCGTGGCGATCATGAGCCCTGGCGGCCTGGTGAAAGACCCGATTTCAGCGCTATCGCTGGGATTAGGTTTGATGTTTGGTACCGCAGGTTTGCCGCATATTCTGATGCGTTTCTTCACCGTCAGCGACGCCAAAGAAGCGCGTAAAAGCGTGCTGTATGCCACCGGCTTCATGGGCTACTTCTACATCCTGACCTTTATCATCGGCTTTGGCGCCATCATGTTGGTGGGTGCAAACCCGGCCTTTAAAGATGCGGCTGGTGCGTTGATCGGTGGGAATAATATGGCGGCGGTTCACCTGGCAGACGCCGTGGGTGGCAGCCTGTTCCTGGGCTTCATCTCAGCGGTAGCCTTCGCGACGATTCTGGCGGTGGTTGCGGGTCTGACGCTGGCGGGGGCCTCTGCGGTTTCGCACGATCTCTACGCCAACGTGTTCCGCAAAGGGGCGTCTGAACGTGATGAGCTGAAAGTCTCGAAAATTACGGTGGTGATACTGGGTGTGGTGGCTATCGGGCTGGGGATTTTGTTCGAAAAACAAAACATCGCCTTCATGGTAGGGCTCGCGTTCTCAATTGCGGCGAGCTGTAACTTCCCCATTATCCTGCTTTCCATGTACTGGTCGAAACTGACCACGCGCGGCGCAATGGTCGGCGGCTGGCTGGGTCTGTTAACCGCGGTGATCCTGATGATCCTCGGCCCAACGGTTTGGGTGCAGGTGCTGGGCCACGCAACGGCGATCTTCCCGTACGAATACCCGGCGCTGTTCTCAATTCTGGTGGCGTTCGTGGGGATCTGGGTATTCTCAATCACCGATAACAGCCCGGAAGGTAACCTGGAACGCGAGAAATTCCGCGCTCAGTTTATCCGCTCTCAGACCGGGATTGGTATTGAGCAGGGTCGCGCTCACTGA
- a CDS encoding DUF485 domain-containing protein codes for MNDSNIYQRIEDSAQFRELVEKRQRFATILSLIVLVIYVSFILLIAFAPGWLGTPLHAGTTVTRGIPIGVGVILISFFLTGVYVWRANGEFDRLNNAVVREVKVL; via the coding sequence ATGAATGATTCCAACATTTATCAGCGGATAGAAGACAGTGCGCAATTCAGGGAGTTAGTCGAAAAACGGCAACGGTTTGCCACCATTTTGTCTCTCATCGTGCTGGTGATCTACGTCAGCTTTATTTTGCTGATTGCATTCGCGCCCGGCTGGCTGGGCACGCCTCTACATGCAGGCACGACCGTAACGCGGGGGATCCCAATTGGGGTCGGGGTCATTTTGATCTCCTTCTTCCTGACGGGCGTTTACGTCTGGCGGGCAAACGGCGAGTTTGATCGTCTCAATAACGCAGTGGTGCGCGAGGTGAAGGTATTATGA
- the acs gene encoding acetate--CoA ligase, with protein MSQIHKHAIPANIADDCLINPEQYQSMYQHSVHDPDAFWGEQGKILDWIKPYQKVKNTSFAPGNVSIKWYEDGTLNLAANCLDRHLKDRGDQTAIIWEGDDATQSKTITYRELHREVCRFANTLVELGIKKGDVVAIYMPMVPEAAVAMLACARIGAVHSVIFGGFSPEAVAGRIIDSSSRLVITADEGIRAGRSIPLKKNVDDALKNPGVKTVEHVIVLKRTGGKIDWQEGRDLWWNELVEKASAHHQPVEVNAEDPLFILYTSGSTGKPKGVLHSTGGYLVYAATTFKYVFDYHQGDVYWCTADVGWVTGHSYLLYGPLACGAITLMFEGVPNWPAPNRMAQVVDKHKVNILYTAPTAIRALMAEGDKAIENTDRSSLRILGSVGEPINPEAWEWYWKKIGNEKCPVVDTWWQTETGGFMITPIPGATELKAGSATRPFFGVQPALVDNEGNPQQGATEGNLVITDSWPGQARTLFGDHERFEQTYFSTFKNMYFSGDGARRDEDGYYWITGRVDDVLNVSGHRLGTAEIESALVSHPKVAEAAVVGIPHNIKGQAIYAYVTLNHGEEPTPELYTEVRNWVRKEIGPLATPDILHWTDSLPKTRSGKIMRRILRKIAAGDTSNFGDTSTLADPGVVEKLLEEKQAITMPS; from the coding sequence ATGAGCCAAATACATAAACACGCCATTCCCGCAAACATTGCGGACGATTGCCTGATAAACCCGGAGCAGTACCAATCCATGTACCAGCACTCGGTACATGACCCTGACGCATTTTGGGGTGAACAAGGGAAAATTCTTGACTGGATCAAGCCCTACCAGAAGGTGAAAAACACCTCTTTCGCGCCAGGAAATGTCTCTATCAAATGGTATGAAGACGGCACGCTGAACCTCGCCGCCAACTGCCTGGACAGACATCTGAAAGATCGTGGCGATCAGACCGCGATAATCTGGGAAGGCGACGACGCCACCCAGAGCAAAACCATTACCTATCGCGAACTGCACCGCGAAGTGTGCCGTTTTGCCAATACCCTGGTAGAACTGGGCATCAAGAAAGGTGATGTCGTCGCCATTTATATGCCGATGGTGCCGGAAGCTGCCGTTGCGATGCTGGCCTGCGCCCGTATCGGCGCGGTGCACTCCGTCATTTTCGGCGGTTTCTCACCGGAAGCCGTCGCCGGGCGTATTATCGATTCCAGCTCACGCCTGGTGATAACCGCCGACGAAGGCATTCGTGCCGGGCGTTCCATTCCGCTGAAGAAAAATGTCGATGACGCGCTGAAAAACCCAGGCGTTAAAACCGTTGAGCACGTTATTGTCCTGAAACGTACCGGCGGAAAAATTGACTGGCAAGAAGGCCGCGACCTGTGGTGGAACGAGCTGGTCGAGAAAGCGAGCGCACACCACCAGCCGGTGGAAGTGAACGCCGAAGATCCGCTGTTTATCCTCTACACCTCCGGTTCAACCGGCAAGCCAAAAGGCGTGCTGCACTCCACCGGCGGTTACCTGGTGTATGCCGCAACCACTTTCAAATATGTGTTTGATTACCATCAGGGCGACGTTTACTGGTGTACCGCCGACGTGGGTTGGGTCACCGGTCACAGTTATCTGCTTTACGGCCCTCTGGCGTGCGGCGCGATCACGCTGATGTTTGAAGGCGTGCCAAACTGGCCGGCACCAAACCGCATGGCGCAGGTGGTTGATAAGCATAAAGTAAACATTCTCTACACCGCGCCAACCGCGATTCGTGCCTTGATGGCGGAAGGCGATAAAGCGATTGAGAACACCGATCGCTCATCGCTGCGTATTTTGGGTTCTGTCGGCGAGCCGATTAACCCGGAAGCGTGGGAGTGGTACTGGAAGAAAATCGGTAACGAGAAATGCCCGGTGGTGGATACCTGGTGGCAGACCGAAACCGGCGGCTTCATGATTACCCCGATTCCTGGTGCGACCGAGCTGAAAGCCGGTTCCGCCACGCGCCCGTTCTTTGGCGTTCAACCTGCGCTGGTGGATAACGAAGGGAATCCGCAGCAGGGCGCAACCGAAGGCAATCTGGTGATCACCGATTCCTGGCCGGGCCAGGCGCGCACCCTGTTTGGCGACCACGAACGTTTCGAGCAGACCTATTTCTCGACCTTCAAAAATATGTACTTCAGCGGTGACGGCGCGCGTCGCGATGAAGACGGTTACTACTGGATCACCGGACGCGTGGATGACGTGCTGAACGTCTCCGGCCACCGCCTGGGCACCGCAGAAATCGAATCGGCGCTGGTGTCACACCCGAAAGTCGCCGAGGCGGCTGTGGTCGGCATTCCGCATAACATTAAAGGCCAGGCGATTTATGCCTACGTCACGCTAAATCACGGCGAAGAGCCAACGCCTGAGCTGTATACCGAAGTGCGCAACTGGGTGCGTAAAGAGATTGGCCCGCTCGCCACGCCGGATATTCTGCACTGGACGGATTCACTCCCGAAAACCCGCTCCGGCAAAATTATGCGTCGTATTTTGCGTAAAATCGCCGCGGGCGACACCAGCAACTTTGGTGACACTTCAACGCTTGCCGATCCGGGCGTTGTTGAGAAGTTACTGGAGGAAAAGCAAGCTATTACGATGCCATCATAA
- the fdhF gene encoding formate dehydrogenase subunit alpha, translating into MEKVITVCPYCASGCKINLVVDNGKVVKAEAAQGKTNQGDLCLKGYYGWDFINDTKILTPRLKSPMIRRQKGGKLENVSWDEALNYVSTRLSEIKAKHGSDAIMTTGSSRGTGNETNYVMQKFARAVIGTNNVDCCARVUHGPSVAGLHQSVGNGAMSNSIVEIEDTDLVFVFGYNPADSHPIVANRVIKAKQKGAQIIVVDPRKIETARIADMHLQLKNGSNIALLNAIGHVIIEENLYDQSFVAARTEGFDEYRKIVAGYTPESVEEITGVTAAEIRAAARMYAKAKTATILWGMGVTQFYQGVETVRSLTSLALMTGNLGKPNVGVNPVRGQNNVQGACDMGALPDTYPGYQYVKDAASREKFAKAWGVDALPAHTGYRISELPHRVAHGEVYAAYIMGEDPLQTDAELSAVRKAFEELELVIVQDIFMTKTAAAADVILPSTSWGEHEGVYTAADRGFQRFFKAVEPKWDLKTDWQIISEIATRMGYPMHYNNTKEIWDELRGLCPDFYGATYEKMGELGYIQWPCRDVADSDQGTSFLYDGKFDRENGLGEFFTCDWAPPIDRVTEEYPMVLSTVREVGHYSCRSMTGNCAALAALADEPGYAQIHIDDAARLGIEDEALVWVHSRKGRVITRANVSERPNKGAVYMTYQWWIGACNELVTENLSPITKTPEYKYCAVRVEPIADQHAAEQYVIDEYSKLKASLRESAAG; encoded by the coding sequence ATGGAAAAAGTCATCACGGTTTGCCCCTATTGTGCCTCGGGTTGCAAAATCAACCTCGTGGTCGATAACGGCAAAGTCGTCAAGGCGGAAGCAGCCCAGGGTAAAACCAACCAGGGCGATCTCTGTCTGAAGGGTTACTACGGTTGGGATTTTATTAACGATACTAAAATCCTCACCCCGCGCCTGAAATCACCGATGATTCGTCGCCAGAAAGGCGGCAAACTCGAAAACGTCTCCTGGGATGAAGCACTGAACTATGTCAGTACTCGCCTGAGTGAAATCAAAGCGAAACACGGCTCCGATGCCATCATGACCACCGGTTCTTCTCGTGGTACCGGCAACGAAACCAACTATGTAATGCAAAAATTTGCGCGCGCGGTTATTGGCACCAATAACGTCGACTGCTGCGCACGCGTCTGACACGGCCCATCGGTTGCAGGTCTGCACCAATCGGTCGGTAACGGCGCTATGAGCAACTCAATCGTCGAGATTGAGGATACCGATTTAGTGTTTGTGTTCGGGTATAACCCGGCAGATTCACACCCTATCGTTGCTAACCGCGTAATTAAAGCGAAGCAAAAAGGGGCGCAAATCATTGTTGTCGATCCGCGTAAAATTGAAACCGCGCGCATCGCCGATATGCATTTGCAGTTAAAAAATGGCTCCAACATCGCCCTGCTTAACGCAATCGGGCACGTGATTATCGAAGAAAATCTGTATGACCAGTCGTTTGTGGCTGCCCGTACCGAAGGTTTCGACGAGTATCGCAAAATTGTTGCGGGCTACACGCCTGAATCCGTTGAAGAAATTACCGGCGTGACGGCGGCGGAAATTCGCGCAGCGGCACGCATGTATGCGAAGGCGAAAACCGCCACGATTCTGTGGGGCATGGGCGTGACCCAGTTCTATCAGGGCGTGGAAACCGTTCGCTCGCTGACAAGCCTTGCGCTGATGACGGGCAACCTGGGTAAACCGAACGTCGGTGTGAACCCGGTTCGCGGTCAGAACAACGTGCAGGGTGCCTGCGATATGGGCGCGCTGCCGGATACTTATCCGGGCTATCAGTATGTGAAAGACGCAGCAAGCCGCGAGAAGTTCGCGAAAGCCTGGGGCGTGGACGCTTTACCTGCTCACACCGGCTATCGCATCAGCGAACTGCCGCACCGTGTGGCGCATGGCGAAGTGTATGCAGCCTACATTATGGGTGAAGATCCGCTGCAAACGGACGCGGAACTTTCCGCCGTACGTAAGGCGTTTGAAGAGCTCGAACTGGTGATTGTGCAAGACATCTTCATGACCAAAACCGCGGCTGCCGCCGATGTGATTTTGCCGTCCACCTCCTGGGGTGAACATGAAGGGGTTTACACCGCCGCCGACCGTGGTTTCCAGCGCTTCTTTAAAGCAGTGGAACCGAAATGGGACCTGAAAACGGACTGGCAGATTATCAGTGAGATCGCCACTCGTATGGGTTATCCGATGCATTACAACAACACCAAAGAAATTTGGGATGAGTTGCGCGGACTGTGCCCGGATTTCTACGGCGCAACCTACGAGAAAATGGGCGAGCTGGGTTATATCCAGTGGCCATGCCGCGATGTAGCCGATAGCGACCAGGGAACCTCGTTCCTGTACGACGGTAAGTTTGACCGTGAAAATGGTCTGGGTGAGTTCTTTACCTGTGACTGGGCACCGCCAATCGACCGCGTGACCGAAGAGTACCCGATGGTGCTTTCAACGGTGCGCGAAGTCGGCCACTACTCTTGCCGTTCGATGACCGGCAACTGTGCGGCGCTGGCAGCCCTTGCGGATGAACCAGGCTATGCGCAAATTCATATTGATGATGCCGCCCGTTTGGGTATCGAAGATGAAGCGCTGGTGTGGGTGCATTCTCGTAAAGGCCGCGTCATCACGCGTGCGAATGTGAGCGAACGCCCGAACAAGGGTGCCGTTTACATGACTTACCAGTGGTGGATTGGGGCCTGTAACGAGCTGGTGACGGAAAACCTCAGCCCGATTACCAAAACGCCGGAGTACAAATACTGCGCCGTGCGCGTCGAGCCGATCGCCGATCAGCACGCCGCCGAGCAGTATGTGATTGACGAGTACAGTAAGTTAAAAGCCAGTTTGCGCGAAAGCGCGGCAGGTTAA
- a CDS encoding response regulator, with protein sequence MKPAILLVDDDVAICDVLRDVLNEHVFEVRICHTGNDALAAIAQHPGIALVLLDMILPDINGLLVLQQIQRQRPDLPVVMLTGLGSESDVVVGLEMGADDYIAKPFNPRVVVARVKAVLRRTGALAVESTASKSSGLHFNGWRLDTERCQLVNPQQEQVMLTQGEYGLLLALMQNARRVLSREKLLELTHSESLEVFDRTIDVLIMRLRKKIEPNPHQPTLIRTIRGVGYVFSADVIQAENNAA encoded by the coding sequence ATGAAGCCTGCAATTTTGCTGGTGGATGACGATGTGGCGATCTGCGATGTGCTGCGAGACGTGCTCAATGAGCACGTCTTTGAGGTGAGAATTTGTCATACAGGGAATGACGCGCTGGCGGCGATAGCGCAGCATCCGGGGATTGCGCTGGTGCTGCTGGATATGATTCTGCCCGATATTAACGGGCTCTTAGTTTTACAGCAGATCCAGCGTCAGCGCCCTGATTTGCCGGTGGTGATGTTGACGGGGTTAGGCAGCGAATCTGACGTGGTGGTTGGGCTGGAAATGGGGGCCGATGATTACATCGCCAAACCGTTTAACCCGCGTGTGGTGGTGGCGCGGGTTAAAGCTGTGCTGCGTCGGACTGGCGCCCTGGCGGTTGAAAGCACGGCGTCAAAAAGCAGCGGCCTGCATTTTAACGGCTGGCGGCTGGATACCGAACGCTGTCAGCTAGTTAATCCGCAACAGGAACAGGTCATGCTGACTCAGGGGGAATATGGCCTGCTGCTGGCATTAATGCAAAATGCGCGCCGGGTGCTATCGCGCGAAAAATTACTGGAACTCACCCACAGTGAAAGCCTGGAAGTGTTCGACAGAACGATTGATGTATTGATTATGCGGCTGCGTAAGAAAATAGAACCGAATCCGCACCAGCCCACATTAATTCGGACTATTCGTGGCGTAGGGTATGTATTTTCTGCCGATGTTATTCAAGCGGAAAATAATGCAGCTTAA